A stretch of DNA from Triticum dicoccoides isolate Atlit2015 ecotype Zavitan chromosome 2A, WEW_v2.0, whole genome shotgun sequence:
tgccggaatgcaaaacggacaacggggaaaatgctcggatgcatgagacgaatatgtatgcaaatgcgatgcacatgatgacatgatatgaaatgcatgacatgaacaaaatgcaaaacgaagacaaaagccaaccacgagggaatatcataacttagagccgaaaatgggaagagttggaatacaaatatggcaagttacatacggggcgttacagccTGTTCCCTAGGGCGGTATAAACGACATggttgagttacccatgcccgcattgatgagaatcccgtaataaagggacacgatctctgtttcgacaagatgtgccaataacaaCCGCGTCTCAAAGCGTGGAATGgcagaagaaaaatggttcgaaattgtAACCGGACAGACGCGATGTCGTGTTGGAAAAAAGCTGTCAACAGATTGGATTcgtgcaaatattatattctctctatggttgtgtATGGTGTGCGTAACAGGTCAGGATAATAACATTGCATtcaaagactatcttggagttcggagaaaggggaacccaccttacaatgccgaagataatcagcgcgccggactcctcgtcattgaaagccaggttcaggggctactgagggagtcctggactaaggggtcctcgggcgtccggcctgttatccatgagccggactgatgggctgtgaagatatgaaggccgaagactgcaccatgtccggattggactctacttggcgtggaaggcaagcttggcgactgaagattccttctcatgtagccgactccatgtaaaccctaaatccccttgatgtctatataaaccgaaggggatagtccggaaaggacaacatATATACTCATTATCATATtcctaggctagacttctagggtttagccattacgatctcgtggtagatcaactcttgtaatactcatattcatcaagatcaatcaagcaggaagtagggtattacctccatagagagggctcgaacctgggtaaacatcgtgtcccccgtctcctgttatcatcgattctagacgcatagttcgggaccccctacccgagatccgccggttttgacaccggcaccgAGGATTACAATGGCAAGCGCTAAGTTCATGGAGTAAATTAAGCAATCAGGCGCTTAGAGCAGGCAGAAAAAGGATCCTGCTTGCCTACTTcctccccatgctcccatccgtactCCCGCTTCATCCAACGgctatcttttttttcctttttccttttaatctaatcatctcccccctgattttaagggggtggggtcgggctttattttgttccaatcaaatcaagccagtaTGTGGGAGTACGGATGGGCGCACGCGCGGTGAGCAGCCAAGTCTCGTCCGCAGAAAAATAGGCAAGCGCTTGACGCCTCATTTGACCCGGCTTATCTGTTTCCTCTCCATGCTTCCATCCGTACTTTCACTTTATTCTATGGCTGGTTTTTTTTAATCTAATCATCCCCTGATTTTAACGGGATGAGCGCACGCGTGGGGCGTAGGCAAAGTCTCGCCCGTAAATCTAATCAGGATTCAACGAATTAACTGCTAATTAGCCGTGAATCTAATCCTAGCGCTCGTTCTAAGCGCCCGCGTTGGACAAGCCTAAGCCGCATGTACGTGCATATGCATGCTGCCTGCAGAATTAATTCGCGCCGTTCATTTCAGGTAGGTACAGCAAAGGCACGCGTGTGGTGTGCTGTGTCTCATGCATCCTCCATCACAGCTCACTCCATAGGCTCCCATGACGCCACGTCTCGTCGGCAACCACCGTACCTGAGCGTAAAACCAACGGCCTGAGTACCAAGGAGATGCGCAACGCAAGGGTCGATCCAGTTCAGAGCTAGCTCCTACACCAAGGCCAAGTGGACGATCGATAAAGCGACATGTGGTGGCCGTCGTCGCTGCTGTACCCGCCGCCGGCGTCGGCCTTCGTGACGGCCATGTCGGTGGTGTCGTTCGCGTCGCTGGCGTCCGCGGGCCTCTCGGAGCTCCGCGGCCAGCACATGGCCTACTCCAAGTTCTGGCACGTCGTGTCTGGACAGCAGCAGAAGAAGGGAGGCACCGGTGGCGCGCAGCTTCCGGGCCGTGACGGGATGCTGGTGGCCTACGCGCCGGCTCtagtcgccgccgccgcgtccttcGTCGTCCCGGGTGCCGTGGAAGGGCTGCGCgcggagctcctcgccgccgcgcTCGCCGTCCACTTCCTCAAGCGTGTCCTCGAGGTAATATTATGATTCAAGAAGGTCTTGCTTCAAAATTCACGCTGGAATTCtttcttcaagacactcgatctttTCGAGAAAAAAAGATATACTACTAACGTAGAACTGGTCTTTAATTAGGTGCTGCTAAAAGTGTTGCAAATCATGTACTTCAACCGTGTTTTTAACCCAAAACGAGACATGTTATAGAAGTGGGGTTCACATCTTCGCTGAAATTTGACAGGAAAATTAGGAATTTTAGTGCATTCAGGTCAATCTATTGTGGTGGCGCATTAATTTGAGCCAAATTTAAACAAAATCCAAACTTATTTCGtcaaactttagttgaattggagtTGAATATTTTCTCTCATTTGACTGAAAAATGGGAAGCAAAATCAAGGAAGAGAAATATCTGTGTTTTCAATGGTAGTTGAAACCTGAAAATAGACTAAAAAACCTTCACAATAATTTGATGATATCCAATTTTTATAGGTTTATTGAAAACAAATCGAATATTGTTCGATTCCAAAATAAGTTGGACCGCTACTTAACTTGCTCTTTTACAAGGTACTCTTCATCCACCGGTACAGTGGAAACATGCCACTCAACACCGCGCTCACCATCTCCTCCAGCTACCTGCTCAGCGCCATCACCATGATCTACGCGCAGCACCTCGCCGTCGAACTACCTGACCCTTCAACCAACCTCCTCTACCCAGGTGTGCTCCTCTTTGCCGTTGGCATCGCCGGCAACTTCTACCACCACTACCTCCTCTCGCAACTCAGGAAGGGAGGTGACGATGATAAAGGGTACAAGATCCCCAAAGGAGGGCTCTTCGAGTTCGTCACCTGCCCGCACTACCTCTTCGAGATCACCGGATTCTTCGGGTTCGCGATGATCTCGCAGACGGTTTATGCGCTCGCCATGGCCTCCGGCACGGCAGCCTACCTCGTCGGCCGAAGCTTCGCCACCCGGAGATGGTACGAATCCAAGTTCGAGGAGTTCCCAGCGAGCATCAAGGCTCTGGTGCCCTATATCTTGTAGTGAGCCAACTAATTGGTTGACAGCCGGATTGTCTATTTACAAGCAGTCTCATGTTTATCTAACCTCGGCGACCATTCTAAGCCTTTGTGTCTGTCGACATCTGAATCGATCGTCCCTAATCTCATCTCACTTCATACATAAACTACTGACTAAAAATAAAATTAATTGCTATACTCCACGCGCTGAAAAAACATAGCTTGCAGAATGTTCGTTCTTCATGTTTGAAAGAATTATGAAACTATGATCCATACATTAGACCGTAAGGGAGTATAATTTTGGTTTTCCTCCCTTACGGCATACCTAGCCGAAGTACTAAAATCTATAAAGGAGTAAAATTTATCCTCCACCGTCCAAAATCTCTCCTAATCCCCCTAAATATGCTCACTCCCGCCGCGGCTGAGTAATATGTAGTGGTGGCCTCTCTTTCTCCCACCATCCCGTCGCCCTGTCTCCCGCCGCTGCAGCCACCATGCCCCGCCGCCTCCATCGATGACCGTCTCTCTGGCTGGAATGGATAGCCCGGTCCCTTCCCACACCCCGCCGGCCACTGACACTGGCTTGTCGCTGCTGGAAATCACCCACGTGCAGCCGCCGGCGCCGAAGAAAACTTTAGGGATGAAAAAAAACCACTGGGTTCAAACTCATCGTCCAACCGCGGGAATGGCCTCTGATGTGGGGACCGCTTCTCCGGTCATGGCTTGTGTCGGAGTGCATTCTCCGGACACCGGGGATCTAGGATATCCTGTATTTGTGCGTTCGGCCAGGGGCTAAACGGCTAGTCAATCCACTATCAAAGTTACACAAGGAAATAAGGACACAACTGATTTTATATACAGGTCCGAGCCGCCATGTTAgcataaaaccctacatcctgttgGTATTCATATAATCTGCGAAATACAAGTGCTCAAGTTGTCGGGGGGATGACCTCCGGGTAGGCTCAAGGAAACAAGTTAACATTTCAAAACATCAGGACGGCTCAAGTCCCTCAAGTTGGCTGGCCCTCCAGCCAGCTCCCCCCAATGGAGGACGGCTAGGCGCGGCTTCTCGCCCGGGCTGGCTGGCCGCAGCCAGCAGCCAGCAGGGTAAGCGCCCGTCAAACCCAAGTGTACGACAAGACACCCACCACGTCGTGGAGAGTCTGGCTCGCGGGCAATTGCGGCATCTCCTGCGATGTTGCACACCTCTCCACTCGCGTGGAGGTGCTGACCACCAGCTCCAGAACCAGTGCGACGGCGGCTGCTCGCTCCTGCCAGGAGAAATTGCTCCGCACAACGGTGCAGAGCCTGTACGCGCCCATCGCAATTGGCATGGACCCCAATGCTGTCGCAACCGAACTTGTGGAGACGCGCAAGCGTCTGCTCGACAAGGACATAGGGCTTGCCACCATGCAGTGGCGACAATAAGGGGTACAAGATCCCCAAAGGCGGGCTCTTCCAGACTTGTACTAAATGTGTGTGCAATTTCATCACAAAAAGAATGtactttgatctttatgatatggaTGAGATacatattaccatgcaaaaaaaaacatTTTGGTGTGAGCTGTAAAAAATTATGTACTTTTCTTGTGAATAGTACATGTGGTAGAAACATGTGATTTTGTCATTTTTTTAGCTTGCATAAAAAGGTATTTGGCCATGATACTTTGCAAACAATTAGTAGTACACATTCAATGTATGTGTGTATTTCCTTTCTAGTTTTATTACGCACCTATGTCTGGAGCATGCTCCTGTAACAAAAATGGAGTTGTGCCCCGTCTTAGATCGAGTCACACGGCCATCTCGAACGTGATGGAAGAAGCCGGACACGCGCCTAGCGCGCCCGGCGGCACGTGGCCAAGGCAAAGTGACTCCGCGCGCCAGACACGATGACGACGCAGCCCATGACCTCCGGGCGGCTCGCGCGCGTCGCTCGCTCACTGAGCTCCGTGCACGTACGCGCGTCCATGGTCAGCGCCATCGCCGACCCAGGCCGTCTATAAATCCACGCGCCCCGAAGGCCGGAGTAGATCACATCACAGAGCACGAAGAAGATTTCTAGTCAGCTGAACCGAATCAGTAGATCCTCCCAGGCCTCCCTCGTCACCGACTCGCCGACCGATCGCCATGGCGCAGGCCGAGCGCGAGTGCATGCGCGTGGTCATGTTCCCGTGGCTGGCGCACGGCCACATCAACCCGTACCTCGAGCTGGCCAAGCGCCTTGTCGCCGCCAGCCCCGACGACCACCTCGACGTCGTCGTGCACCTCGTCTCCACGCCGGCCAACCTCGCGCCCCTCGCGCACCACCAGACGGACAGGATCAGGCTCGTCGAGCTCCACCTCCCGGCGCTCCCCGGCCTCCCGCCCGCGCTGCACACCACCAAGGGCCTCCCCGCCCACCTCATGCCGGCCCTCAAGCGCGCCTGCGACCTCGCCGCGCCACGCTTCGGCGCGCTTCTCGACCAGCTCTGCCCGGACATTGTCGTCTACGACTTCCTCCAGCCGTGGGCGCCGCTCGAGGCCGCGGCGCGCGGCGTGCCCGCGGTCCACTTCAACACCTTCAGCGCCGCCGCCAAGGCGTTCGTCGTCCACTGCCTCAAGAATGAACGGACCCCCACCGCCTTCCCGTTCGAGACCATCAGCCTCGGCGGCGCCGACGAGGACGCCAAATACACGGCGCGGCTCATCTCCCGCGACGACGGGACGGCCCTGATCCCCGAGCGCGACCGCCTGCCGCTCAGCCTGGAGCGCTCCTCCGGGTTCGTGGCCATCAAGACGTGCGCCGACATCGAGCGCAAGTACGTGGACTACCTGTCCCAGCTGGTGGGCAAGGAGGTCGTGCCCACCGGCCCGTTGCTGGTAGACTCCAGTGGCTCCGAGGCGAAGCGCGACGGCGGCCGCatcatgcggtggctcgacggcaaggagcCGGGCTCCGTGGTGCTCGTCTCCTTCGGCAGCGAGTACTTCATGTCGGACCGCCAGATGGCGCAgatggcgcgcgggctggagctcaGCAGGGTGCCCTACCTGTGGGTGGTGCGGTTCCCGAACGCGGAGGACGACGCCCGCGGCGCGGCGAGGTCCATGCCGCGGGGGTTCAAGCCGGCGCGCGGGCTGGT
This window harbors:
- the LOC119353352 gene encoding 3-oxo-5-alpha-steroid 4-dehydrogenase 1-like, with product MWWPSSLLYPPPASAFVTAMSVVSFASLASAGLSELRGQHMAYSKFWHVVSGQQQKKGGTGGAQLPGRDGMLVAYAPALVAAAASFVVPGAVEGLRAELLAAALAVHFLKRVLEVLFIHRYSGNMPLNTALTISSSYLLSAITMIYAQHLAVELPDPSTNLLYPGVLLFAVGIAGNFYHHYLLSQLRKGGDDDKGYKIPKGGLFEFVTCPHYLFEITGFFGFAMISQTVYALAMASGTAAYLVGRSFATRRWYESKFEEFPASIKALVPYIL
- the LOC119358989 gene encoding UDP-glucosyltransferase 29-like translates to MAQAERECMRVVMFPWLAHGHINPYLELAKRLVAASPDDHLDVVVHLVSTPANLAPLAHHQTDRIRLVELHLPALPGLPPALHTTKGLPAHLMPALKRACDLAAPRFGALLDQLCPDIVVYDFLQPWAPLEAAARGVPAVHFNTFSAAAKAFVVHCLKNERTPTAFPFETISLGGADEDAKYTARLISRDDGTALIPERDRLPLSLERSSGFVAIKTCADIERKYVDYLSQLVGKEVVPTGPLLVDSSGSEAKRDGGRIMRWLDGKEPGSVVLVSFGSEYFMSDRQMAQMARGLELSRVPYLWVVRFPNAEDDARGAARSMPRGFKPARGLVVEGWAPQWRILSHRSCGAFLTHCGWSSVLESMAAGVPMVALPLHIDQPLNANLAVELGAAAARVKQERFGEFKAEDVARAVRSAVNGRERVAARRRARELREVVARNNGDDRQIATLLQRMARLCGKGQAVPN